CAAGTCGCAATTGCTTCTTCTGCATAAATCCCTGTATCAATAACGGTATAGCCATTCTCCCCTTTTACAAGATAGCTATTTACCTCTTGCATTCCTCCAGGAAAACGAACGACTAGCTTTTCTATACCCTCACAAACATCTACTAACAAATTATCATCCCCATTATACAAAGCTCTTTCTATACTATTAATTTTAGCGTTCATCAGTTAGATTGCAAGAATCTCTAACTTTTGCAGTGGATTTTCACGCTACATGTAATTTTCTTAACTTTAATGGTTGACATTCAGAATCGTATGGAGTATTCTAATTATTAATTTCATACAAAAACTTTCTTATCCAGAGAGGTGGAGGGACTGGCCCTATGATACCTCGGCAACAGACTTTTTAAGTACTGTGCCAATTCCAGAAGCAATGATTGCTTGAAGATAAGAAGAGATATTAGACGATACGGTACCTAAACCTCTTCTTATTTTTAAGAAGAGGTTTTTTCATTTCTCTTAAGATGTTAAAAAAACTATTGGGGGGATTCAATTGTCAACGGTTCAAGCAGGAACAGAATTGCAACAGGCAATTGCATTACTGAAAGAAAAGAAATGGGTAGATCTCACGCATGCGTTTGGTCCAGATTCACCACATTTTTCAGCATTTGATGATGCGGAATTCAAGACGCTTTTCACACATGATGATGGCTTTTTCGCACAACGATTTAACTTTCCTGGACAATACGGCACACACATTGATGCACCGATTCATTTTGTACAGGATCAACGTTACCTTGAAGAGCTTGAATTAAAGGAGCTTGTTTTACCACTTGTAGTAATCGATAAGTCAAAGGAAGCTTTAGAAAATAATGACTTCACCTTATCTAAAGAAGATATTCTAGCATTTGAAGCAACCAATGGAGAGATTGAAGCAGATACATTCGTAGCATTACGAACCGACTGGAGTAAACGTTGGTCAGATAAGACTGCTTTTGAAAATAAGGACGAAGCAGGCAATAGTCACTTGCCTGGATGGGGAATCGACGCACTGCGATTTTTATTTGAAGAAAGAAACATAAATGCTGTCGGTCATGAAACATTTGATACAGATTCCTCCATCGATGTCCGAAAAAATGGCTCACTCATTGGCGAGTATTATGTGCTGGAACAAGATACATATCAGATAGAGCTACTAACCAATTTAGATAAAGTACCAACAAAAGGAGCTTATATCTTTAATATCGTTGCCAAACCAGAAAAAGCAACTGGATTTCCAGTAAGATCTTTTGCAATATTACCTTAATAAAAATATGGAGGGATTTTCATGACGAAAACATTAATTAAAGCACCATTTAAAGCAGACCACGTAGGAAGCCTATTACGACCTGAAAGGATACATAAAGCGAGAAAGGATTTTAAAGAAGAAGCTATTTCCACAAGTGAGCTTCGTGCGATTGAGACAGAGGAAATTAAGCGAATAGTTGATAAACAAATTGAAGTTGGCCTTCAGGCTGTAACCGATGGGGAGTTTCGCAGAAGATTTTGGCATACAGATTTCTTAGAGCACTTTATTGGAATTGA
This region of Oceanobacillus sp. FSL K6-2867 genomic DNA includes:
- a CDS encoding cyclase family protein — its product is MSTVQAGTELQQAIALLKEKKWVDLTHAFGPDSPHFSAFDDAEFKTLFTHDDGFFAQRFNFPGQYGTHIDAPIHFVQDQRYLEELELKELVLPLVVIDKSKEALENNDFTLSKEDILAFEATNGEIEADTFVALRTDWSKRWSDKTAFENKDEAGNSHLPGWGIDALRFLFEERNINAVGHETFDTDSSIDVRKNGSLIGEYYVLEQDTYQIELLTNLDKVPTKGAYIFNIVAKPEKATGFPVRSFAILP